In one bacterium genomic region, the following are encoded:
- a CDS encoding protease modulator HflK, with product MENKEQIQPAFEYLARALRMSFGALKIIVGGLVAYYIIFSGLFTVKQDEVAIILRWGKIVGVGEGRVLQPGFHWSFPEPIDTIVCIPVRKVKSLEIEEFWSAELDNPQMSVPESLIPYLHGYCISGDNNLIHTRLQVSYNITAPISYITKVKDEEELIKSVVSNAVIEVIGNSSVEEALRTQLEKISRLVRYKAQKRLDSLDSGITISAIYLERSMPPLRVVEAFNRVIRAEQIKSTFINEGKTYANREINTARGDASIILSEAQTYRNTVVNETLADATYIQELTRKFKKGSEELDTYISYFYQEKMEALLVNLEDKFILQTPVKGKENELRILLGKETKWEGVK from the coding sequence TCATAGTGGGGGGGCTCGTAGCTTACTACATCATCTTTTCAGGATTATTTACTGTAAAGCAAGATGAAGTGGCTATTATCTTGCGATGGGGTAAAATCGTAGGGGTAGGAGAAGGACGTGTTTTGCAACCCGGATTCCACTGGTCTTTTCCCGAGCCTATAGACACAATAGTTTGTATACCGGTAAGAAAGGTAAAATCATTAGAGATAGAAGAATTTTGGAGCGCAGAATTAGACAACCCTCAAATGTCTGTTCCTGAATCTTTGATACCTTATTTACATGGTTATTGTATTAGCGGAGATAATAATTTAATCCATACACGACTGCAGGTTTCTTACAATATAACAGCGCCCATTTCCTATATTACAAAAGTAAAAGACGAAGAAGAGCTTATCAAATCTGTTGTTTCCAATGCAGTTATAGAGGTCATAGGAAATTCGTCTGTTGAAGAAGCTCTACGCACGCAATTAGAAAAAATCAGCCGTTTGGTACGTTATAAAGCTCAAAAAAGGTTAGATTCTTTAGATTCGGGGATAACCATAAGTGCTATTTATCTTGAGCGCTCTATGCCTCCATTGCGTGTAGTTGAAGCTTTTAATAGAGTTATCAGAGCCGAACAGATAAAAAGCACTTTTATAAATGAAGGTAAAACTTATGCCAACCGAGAAATAAATACAGCTAGGGGAGACGCTTCCATAATATTATCGGAAGCTCAAACATATCGAAATACCGTTGTTAATGAAACGCTTGCAGATGCTACATACATTCAGGAATTGACCCGAAAATTCAAAAAAGGCAGTGAAGAATTGGATACTTATATTTCTTATTTTTATCAGGAGAAAATGGAAGCATTACTTGTCAATTTAGAAGATAAGTTTATCCTCCAGACACCTGTTAAAGGAAAAGAAAATGAGTTGAGAATACTGCTTGGTAAAGAAACGAAATGGGAGGGAGTTAAATAA